From a region of the Salvelinus fontinalis isolate EN_2023a chromosome 13, ASM2944872v1, whole genome shotgun sequence genome:
- the LOC129868027 gene encoding protein ABHD15 has translation MATDQDVVSSCEWECDRVSYLLPSLLLFLLYLALRWPPVQRMARLGVKAAAWGLWVTLCWVLELPIHRPDTEPGWGKERGGTQGHGSSPGLAIGPSPDKSWGRERGMGLGLGLHPALSPAPGPTLACKPTALARFLLQHCCSLARPRLASWPRGDPHLQTLSGLLLGGLTAGDQGQEEVNFTRDHLLLKDGGVVALDWAVGVSGREAAGQERGKEHHPGGKALGCHTSTPPILLLIPHYWGGVTPHLRGLCRMALRQGFYALVFHRRGTGGCPLTTPRLTEYGDSADLVQTVAYVRSRHPSSVLVAVSEGSGSGLLLSYLGECGSSSYLTAAACISPVLQGQLWFDTPPPPLYRWAVLVQRKLQLSRYASALSGVFDVDRALHCSSLRDFEETLFCSALRPDIPHHPTSHTPTPGARTASATPTTKPVAAVLPLNTPHLTGPHNTKLEAKTVSPTHASTPRVPTARAGDTAPHQHTPHHSTGPLQPGAPASTSGAPASTSGARSGLAGASGVGGVAAWVLGERGHPARDWESYWERNEPLRDADEVAVPVLCLCSRDDPLLPPPSTLPLALFQNNPYFLLALTETGGHCGFGLEEGGQGEGEVGGNWSNVSVLENFRVVAEFLKGEERKGTRWGGVGGVRAQAGGGRGAVPCYPPRRKRESMMKRERPSTQSHTQEHLNDGWGGGRGGEEGQFTWQRSYTR, from the exons ATGGCCACTGACCAGGATGTCGTCTCCTCCTGTGAGTGGGAGTGTGACAGGGTGTCGTACCTCCTGCCCTCCCTGCTGCTGTTCCTGCTCTACCTGGCTCTCCGCTGGCCCCCGGTACAGCGAATGGCGAGGCTGGGGGTGAAGGCTGCCGCCTGGGGGCTGTGGGTGACACTGTGCTGGGTCCTAGAGCTCCCCATCCACCGCCCTGACACAGAGCCAGGCTGGggcaaggagaggggaggaacacAGGGGCATGGATCATCCCCAGGCCTTGCCATAGGACCGTCACCAGACAAAAGCTGGGGTAGGGAGAGGGGAATGGGCCTTGGCTTGGGATTACATccagccctctccccagccccaggACCCACTCTAGCCTGTAAGCCCACAGCCCTGGCCCGGTTCCTGCTCCAGCACTGCTGTTCCCTGGCCAGACCCAGGCTGGCCTCATGGCCCAGGGGGGACCCCCACCTCCAGACACTTTCAGGTTTGTTATTGGGGGGCCTGACTGCAGGAGACCAGGGACAAGAGGAGGTCAACTTTACCCGAGACCACCTTCTACTGAAGGACGGGGGGGTAGTGGCTTTGGACTGGGCTGTAGGCGTAAGTGGGAGAGAGGCGgcgggacaggagagagggaaggagcacCATCCTGGGGGAAAGGCATTGGGCTGCCACACCTCCACGCCTccaatcctcctcctcatccctcactACTGGGGAGGGGTGACGCCCCACCTGAGGGGTCTGTGTAGAATGGCTCTTCGTCAGGGTTTCTATGCCCTCGTGTTTCACCGCAGGGGCACGGGGGGGTGCCCTCTCACCACACCACGGCTGACTGAGTATGGAGACTCTGCTGACCTGGTGCAG ACAGTAGCGTATGTGCGTAGCCGGCACCCGTCCTCTGTGCTGGTAGCGGTGAGCGAGGGTTCTGGTTCGGGCCTGCTGCTGTCCTACTTGGGAGAGTGTGGCTCCTCCTCTTACCTGACGGCTGCAGCCTGCATCTCACCTGTCCTGCAGGGCCAGCTGTGGTTTGACACGCCCCCGCCGCCACTCTACCGCTGGGCAGTGCTGGTCCAACGCAAACTGCAACTCAGCAG GTATGCCAGTGCCCTTAGTGGGGTGTTCGATGTAGACAGGGCTCTCCACTGTTCCTCCCTCAGAGACTTTGAAGagaccctgttctgctctgcacTGCGACCCGACATCCCCCACCACCCAACCAGTCACACACCGACCCCAGGGGCCAGAACTGCCAGCGCGACACCAACCACCAAACCAGTGGCTGCTGTACTCCCCCTGAACACCCCCCATCTGACGGGACCCCACAACACCAAACTGGAGGCCAAAACCGTCTCCCCCACCCATGCCTCTACTCCCAGGGTTCCAACCGCCAGAGCAGGGGACACAGCACCCcaccaacacaccccacaccACTCAACAGGACCCCTCCAGCCTGGGGCCCCAGCCTCCACCTCTGGAGCCCCAGCCTCCACCTCTGGAGCCAGATCAGGGTTAGCAGGGGCATCAGGGGTAGGTGGGGTAGCAGCCTGGGTGCTGGGGGAGCGGGGTCATCCtgccagggactgggagagttACTGGGAGAGGAACGAACCTCTGAGGGATGCAGACGAGGTGGCGGTTCCCGTGCTCTGCCTCTGTAGCCGTGACGACCCCCTCCTGCCGCCCCCCTCCACCCTGCCCCTCGCCCTTTTCCAAAACAACCCTTATTTCTTGCTGGCGCTGACGGAGACGGGCGGGCACTGTGGGTTTGGactggaggagggaggacagggggagggagaggtgggaggtaaCTGGAGTAACGTGTCTGTGTTGGAGAACTTCAGGGTGGTGGCTGAGTTtctgaagggggaggagaggaaggggacgaGGTGGGGTGGTGTCGGGGGGGTACGGGCACAGGCAGGGGGGGGCAGAGGGGCAGTACCATGCTACCCCCCCCGGAGGAAGAGGGAGtccatgatgaagagagagagacccagcacacagtcacacacacaggaacacctCAATGAtggatggggaggaggaagaggaggggaggagggacagtTTACCTGGCAGAGGTCCTACACGCgctga